A portion of the Coleofasciculaceae cyanobacterium genome contains these proteins:
- a CDS encoding IS6 family transposase, whose protein sequence is MVRSQPFKWRHFQAEIILLNVRWYCRYPLSYRNLEEMMLERGLEVDHSTINRWVLDYAPELERRCRPHLKSTNDSWRVDETYVKVK, encoded by the coding sequence ATGGTTCGATCTCAACCCTTCAAATGGCGACATTTTCAAGCAGAAATTATCTTACTTAACGTGCGTTGGTATTGCCGTTATCCCCTCAGCTACAGGAATTTGGAGGAAATGATGCTAGAGAGAGGACTTGAAGTTGACCATAGCACCATTAATCGTTGGGTACTTGATTATGCCCCAGAATTAGAGCGGCGTTGTCGCCCTCATCTCAAGTCTACTAATGATTCTTGGCGTGTGGACGAGACTTATGTGAAGGTCAAGA